TATATCATAGTCGGTAATTCTACTTGTCTAAACATAGGTGCGAGGTAGCACGGACTCGGGTACGGGGACTCGCCAATTATCAAAGTGTTCTCGTTACGGGACACGCAGTGTTGTCAAAGGCGTTGGGCACACCGAAGTGCAAAACTACTGGAGCCTAGGCGTGAGGAGCAAAGGCGAGGCACGTGCTTCATCAAAGCGAGGCGCACACGTTAAATTAATTGATATTTTAAATATACGTATGATATTGACaaagtatataatagttcatataaaattactTGGTGTCTAAATATCCGCTTTAAGTATATTAAATGCTACTACCAAcacaaatataattttaatatcaagattcaaaaaATATAATGAACATAATACGAGGCTGTGGCTATGTATGAAATAAGTCAAGTGTCAACTAAATGCATGCTTAACTGTGTATATATAGGTTATGTATGATGATATGTGTGATATTGAGAAGACAAGAAGAAAATTTTCTACCtacatatgtatatatgcatatacTGCGGACAATGAGATTAAGATACATACGAATGTATGGCCTAGTATGTATGCAAGATGTATGCATTTACGTCGCTTTGCGCCTTTTGCATTTTGTGCTTCAAGACCAAAAGTGCACGTTTGTTTAAAATTGCTACACCTCACCTATGTTGGGAACAACTTCATTCATAAGTGTAGAAACTTTTTCCACAATAAAAGGCTTCTCCAAAGCAGTACTAACATCACCCTTCGTCTTTGATCCTAATTCCATTGCGACCTAAAGATCCCACCCTTCTTCCCCCCTTTCTCCATAACTCTTACATACCTCTACAAAGGAAAACTAGAATCATTTACTTGCTTTGCACCGCTATTATCATTGGCATTTAAGCTTATTAAACCACTCATTAAAATTAGACGTGAAGTACACACATACTGAAACCCTAGAAATATATGTATAACTATAAGAAGACACAGATGTATATATATAAGAAACTAGAAGGAAATGCAGTGTGTATATATATTCCACTGtgttgtatatatatgtaatacTACCATTTGCGTATTGACACGCCACCTGGCGGAGTCGGTGCCGAATTGACGAGCAGCCGTGTCCGACACACATTCGGCTTCCCAGCCGTGTCTGTGCTTCCTAGCATAGGAGCTACAGACAGACTGCTATTTACTGCATCCCAGAGTTTGCTTTCTTCAAAGGGCTATATTAGTTCTTAAATGCTACTGAAGTCCATTTACGCAACCTCAGTTAATACATATATACAATATCTCCTGAACAACATGAAAGTATGTGTACAAAACTCATAGAAAGTAAAAGTATGATATTCTAATGGGATTATAACCAATAAAACTAATCAAATAGGCTTCCAAAGCCTCCTATACCGTTCCTTATAATTTCAAGTTTCTTTGTCCTACATCAAAACCCACCATAATGGTTTAAAGTTAAATCCTAAGTCGCTGAGGCAGCAAGGATTTATCTTGACTTGATCAAATGGTCTCTGTTAACAGGTTTTAAATCAGAGAAACAGATTTTAAGAGCCAAAACCATACATGGGTGGGTCTAATTTCCAAGTTTCAGCACCATACACAGGGTAGATCCATATGCCCTAGCATACACAAGAAGATTTTTTTCTGAGAAAATAAAGCAAGCTTAACCAACCAAGAAAATAATTATGATTTAGATGGAAGCCATTTAAAGGGAGGGAGAGGTTGCGCACAAAGCTATATGTTCTATGCGTTCAAGCCACATAACATCTAAGAGTTAGCTCCATAAAGGCATGGATACTATCACACCATCATATGGTTTTAGTTTTGACCTGCACCAGCTAATTTGCAAATCAAACGTTTGCAGAGGTTGATGAAAGAGATATACACATCTCTCTTTCCAGTTTGAGAGGCGTATTAGTATCCTGAATTTTTTTATGGCACACAAGCCCCAGTATGAATCAAATATTATCATCCAAACTCTACACAAACATAACAGATTCAGATATTCAACTATTCTAGTATTAACTATTAACTATTAATATTTAAGCTAAGTAGACACTGAGGCACTGATATGCTATTTCCAAACTACAGCTTGTCAGATGGAAGACACTTGAAAACCAAAAGAACTTTTTAACATTATGCAAAACCGACTTACCTGTGGCGTTGATAAAACTTCAGCATCATGTTGATCAAGTCTAGGATGCAAAAGTACAAAGTATATCTTCCAAAAGCAAGTCTCACTCATATAACCTGGACAAAGTTCCATTCTAAGAGCTGCCAATCTTGGCACAAGTCGCTCAACAGCCAGTGCATGCTCTTGCTGAGCATCAGACATGTCAAAATCTGCTAAACAAAATTACTCAGTAAAACTAAAAAAGTACATATGCAGCTGCAGGCATGGAACATTTTTACAAAACAACCCACTCTTCATGGTAGCTATTGTCTTTTTTATATTTCATAGCGAGGACAATGTTTACGAATTGGGATTGATGCAATTTCTACTAATGCGCTCTGACACACCCACATTCTAAAGCTTCTAATCTTATATATTAAATTAGAACAATATATATCAACTCAAATGTATAGAGCGTGCATTTGTCTATACAATAATTCTATCATCTAAATTAAATTCTCATATCATGATATCAACATGTAACACAGCAAGACCATAATTTTTAACCTCAAATTCTACAAAAATGTAATTAACACAGCTCAAATTAACTTAACTAATCATTTCCTTTGACTTAATAAAGTAAACAAAATCTTGAATAAACTCTATCACTCAATCTAGTCAGCTTAATCAACCGTACAAAACATACATTTAACGCAGTAAAACAAAGAAAAACACAAACTAAAAGTAACGGAAATCACCTTCCTCATCATCAATATCAGGCAAAGGAAAATCCAACCAAGTCTCGGGATGCATAACAACATCTCTAACGAAATCCACCACTCTATCCGTAACACCGACAGCTCCAAACTCATAATAATCCCTCTCCTCCTCACCCTCAACGCCCAATTGAAGAAAATTAGAAGCCATCTTACTCGTAATCTCCGAAACAACAGCCATATTACTAGAAATCTTGGTAATGCCACTCCGAAACTTCCCCCCTATCTCCGCAAAGTCGTTACGAATATTCGGGATCAAAGGAGAGTCGGATTCATCCGGATCGGATCCGGAAGGGTCCGAATCGGAAGAGGATGGTGGAGGAGGCGCGAGAAACGTAGCGACGCCCCAAAAATTACGAGTTAGGGTTTTAGTGAGTTCGGAAAAGTCTTCTTTGACGCCGCGATTGGATGAATCGGTGGGGAGTGAGTCAGGTGGATTCGAGTTGGGGTGAGTTGGTGACTCGGCGTGATTAGGTTGGGTAGAGGATGAGGAGGAGGATTCATCGTCGTTGAGATTGAGAGTGTTGGCGAGTGATTTGGCGAACCATGACATTTTTTGATCGGGAGTGATTGGAATGATGGTGGTGGTCAAGctcagaagatgatgagttttcTTTTGCTTGTGTGTTGAGCTAGTTGTCTAAACGACTCAATCCACGTCGTTTCTGTCATTCGTGTTTTCAATTGTCATTTTTAGTCGAGGCcaaaatttaaaataattgtaTTAATTTTGtcatttattattattattattattattaattattattattgttattattattccTTAATTTAGTTTTTTTATATTTAGAGCATGTTCGATGTTAGTTAAAATGGTTGggtaaaatattataaaatattgatCATATAAACTTGATGAATTCGTAAAATAGTGTATTTCAACGGAAGTTggttatattttaaaaatagtatattagagttatttgaagatgttattaataaaatatattttttaatatactAAAAAATAATTTAGCATATTGCTAGTCTATACTGATTCAGACATTGAAGGTATCATCCTTTTACaaattttctatattttttattatGCGAGAGATATAAAATTGGGTCCAAAAAATAGTTATAGAATTGGGACCAAAAAATAGTTACAATGTGGTATTTGATgatatgttattttgtgttattTTAATGGGAGATATTGATGTAAATGTATGGGATGTCAATCTTATTTTGTGAGGTGGTGACTAATTAAAACATGGCACATTTCATTTTGAAATGTTTTGGCAACCGATTTTAAATATCTAATATTTCTCTTTTCTGTTTAAGGGATATCATGTAAAAAGTTTATTCACAAGTTTATTCACCATCGGAGATGTTCGTTATTTACGGCACATTTTGTTTGAAATTCCACTGAATTATTATTCAAACAAGCCAGCAAATAACTTGTGCTGAATAACATCAGAAACCTTCATAATGAGCTGTTCACACAGGCGTGGGTGGCTCTCGTCCCTGGTATAGCTTCAGTTGGCAAGAGCACTTCACTTGGTTTTTCCCCTGTTTCCGAGCTTCAAAAATACTGCAATACATGAATTGCTTTTTCGCCACATTTGTTCCTAACCATTTTTGTTTCATCCATTTATTGCGCTTTTTACTCCAACATTTAACCCGAGGAAACTAATCATTAAAGATGAATACCAAAAGCAGCCAACGACATATACATGTGTAATAAGCACAACGGTTTTACATAGgttaaaattatttaaagtacTACAACACCAAAGTTTAAATCATTACAATTCAAGGCATTACAATTACATACATTAGACTATGTTGCTGCTGATGTTTAACAACCTTCCATGTCCCGCCACTTGAGATAAACCAACCCAGCACAATAATGGGTATAAGCCC
This sequence is a window from Apium graveolens cultivar Ventura chromosome 9, ASM990537v1, whole genome shotgun sequence. Protein-coding genes within it:
- the LOC141683996 gene encoding uncharacterized protein LOC141683996, producing the protein MSWFAKSLANTLNLNDDESSSSSSTQPNHAESPTHPNSNPPDSLPTDSSNRGVKEDFSELTKTLTRNFWGVATFLAPPPPSSSDSDPSGSDPDESDSPLIPNIRNDFAEIGGKFRSGITKISSNMAVVSEITSKMASNFLQLGVEGEEERDYYEFGAVGVTDRVVDFVRDVVMHPETWLDFPLPDIDDEEDFDMSDAQQEHALAVERLVPRLAALRMELCPGYMSETCFWKIYFVLLHPRLDQHDAEVLSTPQIVKARSLLTQNNLRNHTSANPEQNYSNRDTPSIEEDVSPAENLPSASSSSRIKSVPSNTSALESASQEAYIETEKHPVSVNEVQIVDKSVIQEENVVQDKEQNLKSISSSNVLGETDEDDADDWLKEETSETVSSSDKIIPIDNDEDVSFSDLEDEGDVPTSYKKKDSRDWVELDGSKQNRHEPENKDSNDWLDLDEIEVE